The Sparus aurata chromosome 12, fSpaAur1.1, whole genome shotgun sequence sequence GAAACActctatttaatttttttaaatccaccTTGTCCATTCATTTGAAGATCAATCACTCAAGCTGTAAGCGAGCATGAAACCAGCTGATTTAATCCACGAAATGAAGAAACATGTTCGAAAGTGTTCCCCTGCAGAGGCCTGAATTCTTCATCTGTCTGGGCAGACATCTTGGCCGTAGTTTTCTCAGGGATTATGTTGACCAGAAGCCCGCCATAGTTCCCGTTCTATGTGTAATACTTTACAACAGTTCCTGTAACATCTCGCTGAGATCACACCAGACACTTATGCAGTGACATGGCTGCCAACAGTCTGAACAGCCTCTGAAATCAAGCTTTGACGAAGAATGAATGACAAGACACAGAACGTTAAAATGGGACAAACAGTGCTTTGGCAAAAGCGGCTCTACAATTAGGAATTTTGGCTCGATCTTACCGACGGTCATAACATCATCATCCTGAAAAGGAGGCGAAAAATGTCACGTAGCATTGACTGGCTACACAAAGGCAGTGCcaatgccagcagcagtctgggTGACTATTTCCATGGCAACATTTTCTCCAAAGGACAGTAATGGCATCACCAACACAATCCATTGTTGTGTTAGATTTCAACTACAACCAATATAACCATGTCTATGGATGGACATAATGTATATCCGTTTTTAAATTAGGTTGTAACTTCCATTTGCAGTTTGCACAATGTACCGAAAAATTTGGCTGGAGGGTTCAATTGGGGTTCAAGTGCTAGTGACAACACACCATCACCACCCCTGGTCTATAAAATATCCATGTCAAGCGTAGATCTGTCCAGGACCACCTGTGTGTGGGTTTTCTCCACTGTGGCGCTCCTGGCGGTTGCCGTCGCTGGATTTAATGACTCCTGCATAGTCATGGATCCCCACTTCTAGGTTCTTGGCCCTCAAGGCAGCATTATGCAGCTTCTCCAGGAAATCAGGCATACCTGCCAGGAGCAAAGACAGTGTTCTTATTATCAGGGTAGAACATGCACACTTGgttggaaaacacaaaatgtatgtGGGGAAAAATTCATTCAGAGTACAAAAGAAGACATAAATCTGAAGGGAACAGCAAGTACAAATCCAACATTTTCCAATTCCACCTTCccaaatgtaaggatttgctgcttaaTGTCACTATTAATTCAATATCTTGGAAAAAggcaattaatcaataatgcaaaataattatttttatatgCAACCCTAACTACTTCAAACCAGTGAAAAGAGCTCACCGCTTGACACCATCCAGCTCACACAGTACCGGGGAAAGACAGTCTGAGGGTTGTCACTGTAGGTCAGCAGGTAATCAAATCCattctgcaaaagaaaacatggcAAAGTCAAACTCTGGGACTACAAAACACAGGACTCTGGGTGCAGATTAAATTAATTTGTGTCATCACAAACCTCATCGAAAGACTTGTGAGGGCGGATGACCATCTTTGACTGGTATGAATGGACTCTAACAAATTCCTGAGTCTCTGGGACTCTTGGATGCTGCACGGCTCTGTAATGATAAAGCCACAGAAGTGGTTATCATTAAGTAGttacatataaaaaaacaaagcatgactccagaaaaaaaaacactttttttatagTCTTACTTGGACACCAGGACCATCAGATTGTTGTCTACGTCAACATCATAGCGGCGCACGTACACATAGTCCCTTGAGTACATTGGATACTGTGAGCAGAGATTAAGCAAGATGACATAAAAGCTGGCAGTCTAAAATACAAACTGATTTATATACTTTAACCTGGTTAGTAGGTGCTCTTAATCAAATGACCATTAAAAGGTCATAATTTGCTCATACAAAAAACAGGACAAAGTGTCCTATGTACACAGATTATGTAAAACAAATAACCTTCTCCAAttaggcaaacaaacaaaaaactcacAGGAAATTGTGTGGCCCAGTGCACAACTTCAGAGCCTGTACTGGCATCTCTGTCCACCACTTCAAGCTTGATAACCAGAGAATCCCATTTCTTCCTGTACTCTGTATCCAACTAGGGGAAAGGGGAAAGCACAAAGTCAAGGGTAAGGCGCTTAATATAGCACATAGAGTGAATTTTACAGTTGCTCTCTTGCTGTACACATACAGCGCAAACATGTGGGTTGTGCAATAGCAGCTGGGTAATGGAAACATAACGACAATAGAAGTTTGATCCACTTGTATAATTGTTATTCTAATCCAGTAATATAAAACATTTGGGAGATTTTTCTGTACCTGTACATTGAAGAACTGTCGTGGAGTGACATCATTGTAGGAGCCCAACACTGCAAGTAAAACATAAAAGGATGCTGAATTTTCAGACAAGTCGTAGCAATATCACCACAACAAATgtaccaggaaaaaaaacgagAGAGCCAAGCTTGTGCTTTATCTCCATTTCAGAGACCTGATTACACATGTGAGATTGTGAGTTGGCTAACCTCTGTATTCATAAAGGTGACTGTTGGGTATAGGACGCTTCCACACTTTGAAGTCCTTCTTTTCCATCACAACTTCCCAGCCAGCTTCCAGCTGTCCAACCACTTTGCCTGATTCTTTGTTTAGACCTTTCACAGACTCCAGCGCCTGCAGCTCAAGTCCACATCTTCAGTAGGAAATACAAATAACATGACAGGCTGTTCAGCATGTTGCACAGCAGACATTGTAGACCATAGTTACATCGCTATAAAGTGtttaaattaaaagaaataaagtaTTTCAATAAGCAATTGAATCCTCATCTATGTTTGTTATGCATTTCCGGTAATCTGTCATCCAACCGTATGTCTATCCATTTAAAGAGAGATTTCAAACCTGCGAATTTCCTCATCTTGAATCTTCTCGTTGTCCCATATGAAGATGCCAGCAATGGCCGCGAAGAGTTTCCCATTCGGGGCATGCTTGCTCTGAAATCTGCGCCATATGTTCCCAACCAGGGTCCACCTGGTCCGCTCGGAGTACAGGTTGGAGTAAAGCTCGCCGATCTGACAGGCACGCCGGAGCCTCTGTCCGGTCACAAAGCTGCAGTGGTCCGCAAATATGGAGAGCAGACCCTTTCTCTTTTGGCCAGAACCTGCGGTCTCACTGACACCAACACTTGCCCTCTGGAGCCAGGCCAACAGCAGGCCCATGCTCCTGCCCAGCCATGGTACCTTCTCAAGCCGTTCTTTGCCCTCCTCGACAGTCCGCCTGAATGCTCGGCTGCTATGAAGCCTCACTGCATTTACACCGATCTCGCAAATCGGACGGCGAGGGACGGAGTGAAACATGACAGCTATGACCGTGACAAGTTCcccaaagacaaaacaaatgccAGTAAAGttcactagctagctaacgaaATTCGCAGCTAAAGATATTGATCGGAGGAAATGCACTAAGCATTACCGTTAAACAGATGATAATACTGACTTAAACCGAGAAAAGTCAGCATTATACTGTGTGTAGGGCTAGTTAACGAGCTTTGTAGGCGCACGCGACATGTGTTAGCATTAACCTTAGCTAGCTTACGTTATCTCTGTTAACTGCCTACTGCTGCGACACGGACGAACTACACCTCGACAACACCCACTTAGTTATAAATCGAATCTCTAATAACTGCACTGTGAACTATATCATTGACTGTAGCGCTAACATAACCTTCTACCTGTGTATCTTTCCTGAAGACAGCCTCGCGTTTTCAAACTCCTGCAGTGCATTTGACCTCCTCCTGCTACCATCTCTCGCACACCCACCCGGAAATCCCGCCTTACAAATCGTGAAACACACGTTGATTGGACGTTTGTCATTCTAGGAAACATTTGATTGGTCGTAGCGAAAGTCTGTCTTAACTTTTGCTACTCAGGCACCAGCATGTACGCCTGTCCAACTGTAAGCCTCAAAAGCTGTAATTTATTTTGACGAACTGGGATCAGATTTTGGGTCCCAGCCTCTCAGGTTAGCTGGTTTTGTGTAGTAGGAGACGTTTCAAACCTCGACCAGGATCAGTTTCTACGAAAAGCTGAACCAATACAGGAAGTCAATGGCGCCCCCCAACGGTACTGTTTTTCAGAGCCAAAGTCACAAGTGTTAGGCAACGACTCTCACCACGTGCATTGTAGCCTTTAGCCTTAGTTGAAAGTACATGTTTAATTATGCATACTTTCTCAAGATGGAAGTTACACTTTTGTGCTTTAATGGGCCAATGTTATTGAATGGAATTGATTATATGTGTGCTATTGGGTAAAAACAACATTCTCAGGCGACATTACTAATATGTTATTTAAACTTTCAACAGCTcgactgtttaaaaaaaaaaacttgagagAACTATTTTTTCACGGATGCTTTAGTTCTCGTACTCAATGTACTGGGAAAAGTAGAGTTGTTACCGCATAGGCTTGTTATTAGAGTAATATACGCCAGATGGCGCAGTTTAATCATGCAGAGAACAGGAGACGCTGCCATAGAGCAGTCTGAAAACCTGCAACTGAATCTGATAAGcaaagtttatttttgttgatAGTTAAGAATACACaaataaatctttaaagaaGATATCTAGGGTTTGGAGCACAAGGGGCGTAAgtgacattttcagaattttACAGGAGAGctaaaacaaacttttcattGATTGTAAttacttgattaaaaacaacatatttgagcAACCTACACTTTTATAGAGATTAGGCTTCACAGAATCCATATTTTAAAGACTAATTTTTTTCAAGCTCAGTGCACTTACGCCTATTTCGCTCCAAGCTCAATTGAAGTTTTTCACTTacacctttttgttttcagcctttattttaaaaagtaactattATTGGgaccatatttttttttaccatttgatAGAGCTCATCAAGACCTTTAAAATGatgtataaaacatattttcgCCCAAGAAGTCACTTACGCCCCTTGTGCTCCAGAACTGTGATCAATGGATTTTATCAACAGATGCACTGTATGCACTGCACCTAACAGCGAAAAGGCTTTATGGTATCAAGAAGTCAACATTGCATTTTCCCTTGTCCATTCTGTCATTCAGTAATGTATCCAGCCATTCATTCAGTAATCTTGTGCAGCAAAACATGTTACAAACCTGGCAAACACAAAAGGCCAGAGCTAATGATGTAACCTAAATATTAACACAATCTATTGGcgctcattattttttattacagtGTCATTACATTGATTAAATGGGTGTGACTAGGCGAGATACTTAATTTAAGCATCCAGGCCCTGTGTTAGTGATCACTGTTTTTTTCAGTCACGTGTGTCTTGCTCATGAAAGCAGTGAAGGATGTCTGTATCACAAGACCATGAGGCAAGATGTTTTGAAAGCACACGTGGCGCACCTCTATCTCAGTTTACATATCTCTAAAGAAGATAAACTCACACAATCATTAGTTTTCTGTTCTGGGGAGTCAGAgttagaatatatatatatatgtatttacagtataaataatatgaaattaaaatatACGTATGGGTTTcctttggcatttttttttaaacaaaagcacaatttcattcaattaaaataacattaaattgATCAGAAAACAATCTAGACACAACTGATGTGATAAATGTGACTTTCAGCTGGAAATGGCAGAGATTTTTAATGGATTATCTACAGAAGTGTATATAGGAATATTTTCAGCCACCATCACCTCTGTTCCAACTGTACATTGTGTTAGCTTATCCAAGTTTAAAGGTTTAACTTTGTCAAAAAAAGCTATTCATGAGTGTCTGAGTCAATGTAAAATAAGTCTGTCTTTTCAGGTccagaaatgtagttaaacctCAAACTTGGTTTGAGCATAGTCTTGGTAGACCCCAAACTTGTGAATGTACATGCATATAAATAGCTTTAGTGTTTATAGtgtttgattttattgtattctattctaaaattctgaaaaaataattatatatgtTCTTTGTGTGAGTAGTATGAAGGGGCGTCCATCTTACACACTGTCCAACAGTGTGCCTTACAGTGACAAATGAATGACCTTGATTCTTTGATTTGCATACAGGACAGGACATGAGGCTATATTGTTTTAAAGATAATGGTAATGTCCAATTAGGTGTCTTTTCTGTAAATCTGACATTTAACCATTGGACAAAAAGTTAATAAATTAAGCAGGCTTACACTGTTATTTCAAGCACACTTGAATTTGGTCTGTCTTTTAGCCTATTTAGGACTACTGGTGTGGAAGGTAGAAAAATAAACGTGGCCTAAACCTGAATTCTGAGTACTATCTTTCATTCCCATGACAGTCCCGTCTTACCTATCACATCTTTAAACAGTTCAATATCACTTTTCCTTGCCTGTATTCTGATTTCCAGACAAGGAATAAACAAGAAGGCTTATTATTTGTGTTCATAAGTGCTGTGTcaaagagttaaaaaaaaaaaaaaaacacaatatgtcaTTTGAAGAAATGAATAGACTTCTGGAAATTGCAAGTGTAACTCCCTGATTAGGTGGTTTTGAAATGATGCAGTCACCACTCCTTTGTGAAATGCTGCCTTCAGGATCTCAGACAAGATTCGTAATTATATGTGATGGCCGACCCTAAACATTGCACAATAGATTGTGCACAAGTAAATTTTCCATGATCCTCAGAACTGTTGCAACAGTGGCAGTGGAGAGACAAAGGATGGagtgataaaataataattatatggGCTGTTATTACAGCACTATCCCATGAAAATAAATCCCAAACTTTGTGTCCTGGTTATTCCCACTGGTTTATTCCTTGTTAATGTGCAGGGATTGAACAGCCAAACATAATTTGCTATGCTTATTGAGCACTTTCTCCATTCAGCATTTCACGTCCCTCTTGGACATAAGAAAACAACAGTCACCAGAGACAACGACTTTTGTCAGCAGGCAAATGTTGTTATCTTTACCAGACGGATGCACTTGAATGAAGATTGGTCTTCTGGGATGCAGTTAATCACCACACGTGGGTATTTTGTTCTCCAGCAATGTTTTGACGTGACAGGGTTTGACGTTGATATTGACATTTGACATTGTGTGACAATGTGACATTGTGTGACATTTGTTTCCCTTTGTTTTCGAAAAGAAGCGGTTACCTGACCATTTAGGTGCTATTTAGGTAGTTTGCTGCTATTGGCTCATGTTGTACATTGGATGAATACAAAGGAATGTTAATCTAATctaaagttaaaataaaagcatcataAATCTTATGAGATAGATAGATCCTGTATCCTAATAGGCCATGTATTCATAATGTTTAGTAGGCCTGAATGTACAGCCTAAGTGTTAGCAGTAAAATGTACCTAATGTATAAAAAATGAGAGTGCTTATTATCCagaaaaaattcaaaaagaaagaaagaaagaaaaataaagtat is a genomic window containing:
- the stard7 gene encoding stAR-related lipid transfer protein 7, mitochondrial — its product is MFHSVPRRPICEIGVNAVRLHSSRAFRRTVEEGKERLEKVPWLGRSMGLLLAWLQRASVGVSETAGSGQKRKGLLSIFADHCSFVTGQRLRRACQIGELYSNLYSERTRWTLVGNIWRRFQSKHAPNGKLFAAIAGIFIWDNEKIQDEEIRRCGLELQALESVKGLNKESGKVVGQLEAGWEVVMEKKDFKVWKRPIPNSHLYEYRVLGSYNDVTPRQFFNVQLDTEYRKKWDSLVIKLEVVDRDASTGSEVVHWATQFPYPMYSRDYVYVRRYDVDVDNNLMVLVSKAVQHPRVPETQEFVRVHSYQSKMVIRPHKSFDENGFDYLLTYSDNPQTVFPRYCVSWMVSSGMPDFLEKLHNAALRAKNLEVGIHDYAGVIKSSDGNRQERHSGENPHTGGPGQIYA